The nucleotide window GTTCGTCGCTGGAAGCTCGCTGGAAGTCGTACGTTACGACGAATATTGGGATGGGATTGCCAAGTTGAATCGCGCTCATTTCAATTTTAATGAAGACGGCAACGCAAGGTTATCTGCATTAATGTCTGGCGGAGCTGACGTTGTCTATCGTCCACCAGTGGAGAGTCTTTCTACGCTGGAACAAGACAATCAATACCACTTGGATTCCGTCGTGAGTTTGAGAACACATGAATTGATTTTTAACAATCAGCATGGGCCGTTCCAGAATGAATATGTGCGTAAGGCTTTTGATGCTTTGGTTAACAGGGAAGAGCTAATGAACGATATTATGGGTTCGCAAGCCACGCTGGCGGATGGACCGTTCCTGTCAGAATTTCCGTTCGTTCCTGCGTACACGAGTAAGCAGACGGGAACCGCGGCAGCAATGGAATGGTTCAAGAAAGCCGGTTACACCGTCACAGATGGCAAAGTCATGCAGGATGGAAAAGCATTAAACCTGAAGCTGGTAACGTACAGCTCACGTGCAGAATTTCCCATTTTCGCTCAGGCGCTACAATCACAAGCCAAGGAACTGGGCATTAACATATCCATTGAACTGCTGAATAGTTACGAAGATTATTTACTTGAACAAGACGATTGGGATCTGGGGACCTACAGTCCGTTGATCGCACCAAGGGGTGACGCCAGTTATTTCCTGAACGTGGCCTTCAAACCGGACGGATCGCTGAATTTCGGCAAGGTGAATGATCCCGAACTAACATCAATCATTAACCAACTGGATCAAACCGTGGACATCGAACAACGAACTACTCTCATTAAAGAAGCACTTGAACGTATTGATGACCAAACATACTATTCATACCTGGTACATCCCAACACGTTAGTAGCTTACAACGATCGTGTGGAAAATTGGGAGACAAGTAAGAGCGAGTACTACATGTTGACCAATCAGTTAGACATACAAGCAAAATGAAGAAGCTCGTGCAACGCTCTCTGGAGCTTTTGCTGTTCATCCTGCTCTTGTCTTTCATCAGTTTTGTTGTCATGAAGCTGGCTCCCGGAGATGCTGTGAGAGAAATAATGCGCTCCGATGACGTGGCTCTGGATCATGCGGCCATTGAAAAGCAACGAGAAGCGATGGGACTTAACCAGCCGCTGTGGCAGCAGTACGGGAACTGGCTCACTGGACTTGTGCGACTGGATCTCGGCGAATCATACATGACTCGCCGTCCTGTTCTTAGTGAACTTCTCGGAAGGCTGCCAGCCACAATGATGTTGACCGGAGCATCACTCGTAATCATGCTGATCATTGCTCTTCCTCTGGGCATGCTATCTGCCCTCTATTCCGGGAGAGCCATCGACCGTTGGAGCCGTGTGATTGCGGTACTGGGTACATCTGTCCCTAGCTTTTGGCTAGGGATTCTTCTCATTGACTGGTTTTCAGTCAAAGCCGGATGGTTACCTTCGATGGGAATTGGTAGTCCGAAGCATTTGATTCTTCCTTCGATAACATTAGGCATGACCATGGCTGCCGTGTATCTCAGACTGATTCGCTCCAGTATGCTTGCGAGTCTGCAACAAGATTTTGTACAAGGGGCAAGAGCTCGAGGGATTCGGTCCGGAAGAGTTGTCTTTCGTTATGCGCTTCGGCATGCATTGTCTCCTGTACTTGGCATGTTTGGCGTAAGTATTGGCAGTCTTCTTGGCGGTACTGTCGTTGTAGAGGTGCTGTTTGCGTATCCGGGCATGGGTAAGCTTGTAATGGACGCCATCCAGCACAGGGATTATCCCGTTATACAAGGTTATATGGTCTTGATGACGCTCCTTATTACATTAGCCAATCTCGTGGTAGATGGAATTCAAGCATGGCTCAATCCGGAGATGCGTTTGCGAGGTGAGAAACAATGAAGTGTATCCCGATTCTTCTAGGCAAGATCTATTACTGGATCGGAGCAGCAGGTATCGGCTTTGCAGGCTTAATCGTGCTGGCACTGCTTGCTCCCTCGTTCATTACACAAGATCCTTATCGCGTTGAGATGGGAATGAGGCTACAATCGCCCTCCATGTCGCATTGGCTCGGTACAGATGGTTTGGGCAGGGACTTATTTACACGTCTGCTTGTAGGCGGCAGGAATACATTGGGTACGAGTGTGGCCGTATTGTGCACAGCACTGGCGATTGGCATTCCCATTGGACTGATTTCCGGTTATTTTGGTGGCATAATGGACCGAATATTTATGCGGATCGCTGACGCTTTCTTGGCATTTCCCGATTTCCTAGTGGCGATTGTTCTGAGTGGGTTGCTCGGTCCTCACATCGTGAACTTGATGATTGCCATTGCTGCTGTGAAGTGGATCGCCTATGCCAGGGTCGTGCGTAATACAGTACGTGCTGAGAGAAACAAAGAATATGTAGCAATTGCTCGCATGAATGGCGTAGGGCCACTCCGGTTAATACAGAAGCATATGTTGCCACATGTTATTCGTCATGTCATCGTACTGGCATCGCTCGATATTGGAAAAATCATACTGATCATCGCGTCGCTATCATATGTGGGTCTAGGCATTCAACCGCCAGGAGCCGAATGGGGAGCCATGCTTAATGAAGGCAAAACATATTTTCTCCAATCTCCCTATCTGATGATCTGGCCTGGAGCTGCAATTATGTTTACGGTCGCATTGGCTAACCTGACGGGAGACCGTATACAGGATCGGCTTGGCAGAGCATCCAGAGAAGGGGGACACACATGAATGACGGATTATTAATACAGAATTTGTACATCGGTACCAATCAGCAAACGCTCGTTCATGACGTGAACATCCTGCTTGGTCAGTCACGTTGTCTAGCCTTGATCGGAGAAAGTGGTAGTGGCAAAACGCTAACGGGATTGGCCATTGGTGGTCTGTTGCCACAGGACATTCATATTCAGCAGGGCGTGATGAAGATAAACGGCACGTCGCTGGAGAGTGTTTCCCGGAAAATGATGCAAACCATCAGAGGACGACGCATCGCTTACGTGTTCCAAAATTACACAGGTGCATTCAGCCCGCTCCTGCCACTGGGCAAACAATTGGATGAAACACTGAAAACTCATACCGAATTGAATGCACAGCAACGCCAAACGATGATAAGAAAGGTGCTGGAAGAGGTAGGTTTATCTGGCGAGCGTGTACAGAAGAGTTATTCGTTCGAACTGAGCGGCGGGCAATTGCAGCGTGTATCCATTGCAGCAGCCATGATGCTTGAACCAGAGTTGATCATTGCGGACGAACCTACAACTGCACTCGATTCGGACACTGGCCAACACGTTCTGTCACTATTGCACAAACTGAAGGAGCAAAGTGGCTGCTCTATCTTGCTGATTACACATGATCTCCGTATTGCACGGCAATATGGAGATGATATCGCCGTGATGCAACATGGACGAGTCGTGGAAAATGGGCAGGCAGCAGATGTGCTGAAACATCCAACACATCCGTATACACAAAAGCTGATAGAGGCTGAACGTCTGCTGGGCAACCGTGAACCTGAAGTGAATAGAGACG belongs to Paenibacillus sp. FSL H8-0079 and includes:
- a CDS encoding ABC transporter ATP-binding protein → MNDGLLIQNLYIGTNQQTLVHDVNILLGQSRCLALIGESGSGKTLTGLAIGGLLPQDIHIQQGVMKINGTSLESVSRKMMQTIRGRRIAYVFQNYTGAFSPLLPLGKQLDETLKTHTELNAQQRQTMIRKVLEEVGLSGERVQKSYSFELSGGQLQRVSIAAAMMLEPELIIADEPTTALDSDTGQHVLSLLHKLKEQSGCSILLITHDLRIARQYGDDIAVMQHGRVVENGQAADVLKHPTHPYTQKLIEAERLLGNREPEVNRDVQEEIFGASDAAKDIQEIGSSMLSVKEVHKTYASGLQVLNNVSMEIREGECLALIGASGSGKSTLARCILQIEPYDRGDIYFLNQRLQPKKKGISLQGNVQAVFQHPALSLNSQLRILDSLMEPLDRVKRSFTQARMYRKTRFNVAEEWMERVGLSPELLLRYPYQLSGGQKQRVCIARSISTEPRFLILDEPTASLDMIVQAQVLQLLKELQQKLGYSSLFISHNYSAVEYLADRVVRIKDGMIS
- the nikA gene encoding nickel ABC transporter substrate-binding protein — its product is MVKSLLASCLLIVISACSTAPADPGGNAAKSSKEAVSQSKELTFLFNFASQTIDPHLDYTPLRAGVTETLVKLDEDLNIKPWLADRWESADGQHWVFHIREGVTFQNGNPLTAEAVEQSLKRSMEVNPGVQQVLGIDQMEATGQELKITTTQPFPQFPSELVHPNTAVLDVSATDVGKAPVGTGPFRVASFVAGSSLEVVRYDEYWDGIAKLNRAHFNFNEDGNARLSALMSGGADVVYRPPVESLSTLEQDNQYHLDSVVSLRTHELIFNNQHGPFQNEYVRKAFDALVNREELMNDIMGSQATLADGPFLSEFPFVPAYTSKQTGTAAAMEWFKKAGYTVTDGKVMQDGKALNLKLVTYSSRAEFPIFAQALQSQAKELGINISIELLNSYEDYLLEQDDWDLGTYSPLIAPRGDASYFLNVAFKPDGSLNFGKVNDPELTSIINQLDQTVDIEQRTTLIKEALERIDDQTYYSYLVHPNTLVAYNDRVENWETSKSEYYMLTNQLDIQAK
- the nikC gene encoding nickel transporter permease is translated as MKCIPILLGKIYYWIGAAGIGFAGLIVLALLAPSFITQDPYRVEMGMRLQSPSMSHWLGTDGLGRDLFTRLLVGGRNTLGTSVAVLCTALAIGIPIGLISGYFGGIMDRIFMRIADAFLAFPDFLVAIVLSGLLGPHIVNLMIAIAAVKWIAYARVVRNTVRAERNKEYVAIARMNGVGPLRLIQKHMLPHVIRHVIVLASLDIGKIILIIASLSYVGLGIQPPGAEWGAMLNEGKTYFLQSPYLMIWPGAAIMFTVALANLTGDRIQDRLGRASREGGHT
- the nikB gene encoding nickel ABC transporter permease, giving the protein MKKLVQRSLELLLFILLLSFISFVVMKLAPGDAVREIMRSDDVALDHAAIEKQREAMGLNQPLWQQYGNWLTGLVRLDLGESYMTRRPVLSELLGRLPATMMLTGASLVIMLIIALPLGMLSALYSGRAIDRWSRVIAVLGTSVPSFWLGILLIDWFSVKAGWLPSMGIGSPKHLILPSITLGMTMAAVYLRLIRSSMLASLQQDFVQGARARGIRSGRVVFRYALRHALSPVLGMFGVSIGSLLGGTVVVEVLFAYPGMGKLVMDAIQHRDYPVIQGYMVLMTLLITLANLVVDGIQAWLNPEMRLRGEKQ